A genomic stretch from Fibrobacter sp. includes:
- a CDS encoding glycosyltransferase: protein MVQKVLVIGSVYPRFHEDAEVPWLRASVAHLRNAGVDVQVLAPTYKGLKSHEIDGVPVNRFRYAPKDWEMLTHEEGAPSKMASKPWLQLLAIPYIISGFFRCLSLCRKWKPDVIHAHWPFPHAFIALGAAKLFRIPLVLNFHGAELLLIRKKKWVKPFLKFAISQAQAVFANSSFTASKIKALRNVEVEWSPYGTTLGSEAPGPRCEESADASGMNGAAHPVNGKFKILFVGRHIERKGICYLIEAAKYLPKDKFEIRIVGVGDLTEELKKQAKELGSRREVRGSRDVQHTECHPEQSEGSSINPCDIIFTGKLSPAELENEYRTANVFTLPAIVDSKGDTEGLGVVLIEAMELNLPIVASNVGGIPDVVVDNVSGLLVPEKNPEALADAYKRLACDPALVANLLSGARKRINDCFTWDGIIQRQIAVYNKVCKK from the coding sequence ATGGTTCAAAAAGTTTTAGTTATCGGGTCCGTGTATCCGCGTTTTCATGAAGACGCAGAAGTGCCTTGGCTTCGCGCCTCTGTCGCACACTTGCGTAACGCCGGTGTGGACGTTCAAGTTCTGGCTCCCACTTACAAAGGCCTGAAGAGCCACGAAATCGATGGCGTGCCTGTCAATCGTTTCCGCTATGCTCCGAAGGATTGGGAAATGCTGACCCACGAGGAAGGCGCCCCCAGCAAGATGGCAAGCAAGCCCTGGTTGCAGCTTTTGGCAATTCCCTACATCATCAGCGGTTTCTTCCGTTGCCTCTCCCTTTGCCGCAAGTGGAAGCCCGACGTGATTCACGCCCACTGGCCCTTCCCCCATGCGTTCATTGCATTGGGCGCCGCAAAGCTTTTCCGCATTCCGTTGGTCCTGAATTTCCACGGTGCAGAACTGCTGCTGATTCGCAAGAAGAAATGGGTGAAGCCATTCCTGAAGTTCGCCATCAGTCAGGCACAGGCTGTATTTGCAAACTCCAGCTTTACCGCCAGCAAGATCAAGGCTCTCCGTAACGTAGAAGTGGAATGGAGCCCCTATGGAACTACATTAGGAAGCGAGGCTCCAGGCCCCAGGTGCGAGGAAAGCGCCGACGCTTCGGGTATGAACGGTGCCGCGCATCCCGTAAATGGCAAGTTCAAGATTCTCTTCGTAGGCCGTCACATTGAACGCAAGGGCATCTGCTACCTGATTGAAGCCGCCAAGTACCTGCCCAAGGACAAGTTTGAAATTCGCATCGTCGGCGTCGGTGACCTGACCGAAGAATTGAAGAAGCAGGCGAAGGAATTAGGCTCCAGGCGCGAGGTTCGAGGCTCGAGGGATGTACAGCATACTGAGTGTCATCCTGAGCAAAGCGAAGGATCTAGCATCAATCCCTGCGATATCATCTTCACAGGAAAGCTTTCTCCTGCAGAACTTGAAAACGAATACCGCACCGCCAACGTCTTTACGCTGCCTGCCATCGTGGATAGCAAGGGCGATACCGAAGGTCTGGGCGTTGTTCTGATCGAAGCCATGGAATTGAATTTACCCATCGTGGCAAGTAACGTTGGCGGCATCCCCGACGTGGTTGTAGACAACGTAAGCGGCCTGCTTGTTCCCGAAAAAAATCCCGAGGCCTTGGCAGACGCCTACAAGCGTTTGGCCTGCGACCCCGCCCTCGTCGCAAACCTTCTCTCCGGTGCCCGCAAACGCATCAACGATTGCTTCACCTGGGATGGCATCATCCAGCGACAAATCGCAGTCTATAACAAGGTTTGCAAGAAGTAA
- a CDS encoding formylglycine-generating enzyme family protein — translation MKMKIFLVFIASVAFAANTHLYEVNGAETSGANRTKGPKALFEKTSNPLSRKTAENNIYTAQDSISVPLKDSVAWLEMEKNTDYTICVDGSDKGLWKVKDFSYEKVGDCIQLNSGNYVKNGKIQYVTQIGHVVTFNLLVGMKYIDLTAKKHSLGTETVFEAPYDSKGRRLYRDPIRSEEMNKILAVDKYKVTECEFVQMLWDSIPAQANEMLSDNKNFWIEKKKMMRKGETCYAHDSAAVRVDFYYAMAYANLRSLRDGFKPVYSLVIAEKRFYSFREDGSFGVRNERFSVVDRFSVGSVHVNVDKEADGYRLPYYDEWMALASAYTGRLDDASLKDDSSRTASIAWFGVVDSNDVWTKLDKNKYDDRMSLEHSCCQWRQKSRPVGLLKPNGYGLYDIFGLVCERTMLPGKSIFNGETSICKGGSLTSPREDINKYTRCGDDGVNYKPFQGLRLVREIK, via the coding sequence ATGAAAATGAAAATTTTTTTAGTATTTATTGCATCTGTTGCGTTTGCGGCAAATACGCATTTGTATGAGGTTAATGGGGCTGAAACAAGTGGTGCTAATCGGACTAAAGGGCCAAAGGCTTTGTTTGAAAAAACATCTAATCCCTTATCTAGGAAAACTGCTGAAAATAATATATATACAGCACAAGACTCCATCAGCGTTCCGCTGAAAGATTCTGTTGCTTGGCTCGAGATGGAGAAAAACACAGATTACACCATCTGTGTTGATGGCAGCGATAAGGGACTTTGGAAGGTCAAGGACTTCTCTTACGAAAAAGTGGGCGACTGCATTCAACTGAATTCCGGCAACTACGTGAAAAACGGGAAAATCCAGTACGTGACTCAAATCGGCCATGTGGTTACGTTCAATCTCCTTGTCGGGATGAAATATATTGACTTGACTGCAAAGAAACATAGTCTAGGAACGGAAACTGTGTTTGAAGCGCCATATGATAGTAAGGGTAGACGTCTTTATCGAGATCCTATAAGGTCCGAGGAAATGAATAAAATTCTTGCGGTAGATAAGTATAAGGTGACTGAATGTGAATTTGTTCAAATGTTGTGGGATTCCATTCCTGCACAAGCAAATGAAATGTTGAGCGATAACAAGAATTTTTGGATAGAAAAGAAAAAAATGATGCGAAAGGGGGAAACTTGCTATGCTCATGATTCGGCCGCTGTTCGTGTCGATTTTTATTATGCAATGGCTTATGCGAACCTTCGTAGTTTACGGGACGGCTTTAAACCTGTCTATTCTCTTGTGATTGCCGAAAAGAGATTTTACAGTTTTAGGGAAGATGGCTCGTTTGGGGTGCGAAATGAAAGGTTTTCTGTTGTTGATAGGTTTTCTGTAGGGTCTGTTCATGTGAATGTCGATAAAGAAGCGGATGGCTATCGCTTGCCGTATTATGATGAGTGGATGGCTCTTGCGAGTGCTTATACGGGACGCTTAGATGATGCGTCTCTTAAGGATGATTCTTCAAGAACCGCTTCAATTGCATGGTTTGGCGTAGTTGATAGCAATGATGTTTGGACGAAACTTGATAAGAATAAATATGATGATCGGATGTCTTTAGAACACTCTTGCTGTCAATGGCGGCAGAAATCTCGCCCTGTTGGATTGTTAAAGCCCAATGGTTATGGATTATATGATATTTTTGGACTTGTTTGCGAGAGAACCATGTTGCCTGGCAAAAGTATTTTCAATGGGGAAACTTCTATATGCAAGGGTGGTTCCTTAACGTCGCCTCGTGAAGATATAAACAAGTATACCCGTTGTGGTGATGATGGCGTTAACTACAAGCCTTTCCAAGGCTTGCGTTTAGTGAGAGAAATTAAGTAA
- a CDS encoding dicarboxylate/amino acid:cation symporter codes for MTTPKVKSFPKKQIIIWIVALVVGALLGLIKCEGLTNLINFIASVYTRLFQFVAVPTIALALMTTLSALGVKKNTGRIFGRTIIYTLLTTFAAAAVGLILYLIIAPGNLPMDVVSGAAGDVPQNLSAMSYYDHFLSVVPNNMVQPFLSGNVLGILMVAAAVGLGLAFMPDSENKSALLKVILGLRELLFTLIRALVWALPLGVVAFAAQLSAQVNAGVVVGSLGKYLAVVMGGNVLQFCIVLPLFLLARGLNPLHVLKKMSPAVMMAFFTKSSAATLPVTMQSAEDNLKVNPEVSRFVLPICTTINMNGCAAFILVTSLFVMQNSGIELSIGTMLMWVLISVVSAVGNAGVPMGCYFLTLSLMVGMNANIGVMGVILPLYAIIDMIETAENVWSDSCVCAMTNKDLEKSAK; via the coding sequence ATGACAACTCCTAAAGTAAAATCTTTCCCCAAGAAGCAAATCATCATTTGGATCGTGGCTCTCGTCGTTGGCGCCCTTCTGGGCCTCATCAAGTGCGAAGGTCTCACCAACCTGATCAACTTCATCGCTTCTGTCTACACTCGCCTTTTCCAGTTTGTGGCGGTTCCCACCATCGCTCTCGCTTTGATGACCACCCTTTCTGCTCTCGGTGTCAAGAAGAACACTGGCCGCATTTTTGGCCGCACTATCATTTACACCCTCCTTACCACTTTCGCTGCCGCTGCAGTTGGCCTGATTCTTTACCTGATCATTGCTCCGGGTAACTTGCCCATGGATGTGGTGAGCGGCGCCGCTGGCGACGTGCCTCAGAACCTGAGTGCCATGAGCTACTATGACCACTTCTTGAGCGTGGTGCCCAACAATATGGTGCAGCCGTTCTTGAGTGGTAACGTTCTCGGTATCTTGATGGTTGCTGCCGCTGTTGGCCTTGGCCTTGCTTTCATGCCGGATTCTGAAAACAAGTCCGCTTTGCTGAAGGTGATTCTTGGTCTTCGTGAACTCCTCTTCACTTTGATTCGCGCTCTCGTTTGGGCTTTGCCTCTTGGCGTTGTTGCCTTTGCTGCTCAGCTTTCCGCTCAGGTGAATGCTGGCGTGGTTGTGGGTTCCTTGGGTAAGTACCTCGCTGTGGTGATGGGCGGTAACGTTCTTCAGTTCTGCATTGTGCTTCCGCTGTTCCTCTTGGCTCGCGGCCTCAACCCGCTCCATGTTCTGAAGAAGATGAGCCCCGCTGTGATGATGGCTTTCTTCACCAAGAGCTCCGCTGCTACTCTTCCTGTGACTATGCAGTCTGCCGAAGACAACCTGAAGGTGAATCCTGAAGTGTCCCGCTTTGTGCTCCCCATCTGCACCACCATCAACATGAACGGTTGCGCAGCCTTCATTCTGGTGACCAGCCTCTTTGTGATGCAGAATAGCGGCATCGAGCTTTCCATCGGCACCATGCTCATGTGGGTTCTGATTTCCGTGGTTAGCGCTGTGGGTAACGCAGGCGTGCCTATGGGCTGCTACTTCCTGACCCTTTCCCTCATGGTGGGCATGAACGCAAACATCGGCGTTATGGGCGTGATCCTTCCGCTGTACGCAATCATCGATATGATCGAGACTGCAGAAAACGTCTGGTCTGATTCCTGCGTCTGCGCCATGACCAATAAGGACCTGGAAAAGTCCGCTAAGTAA
- a CDS encoding chromate transporter, with the protein MIFLQLFYTFFQIGLFGFGGGYGMLSLIQREVVYNHSWMSAADFTDIVAISQMTPGPIGINSATFAGYTALQNSGAEPWVCVLGSCVATFSVVLPSLILMLLISRFFMKHMNHPAVQSVFKGLRPTVVGLLLAATLMLMTAENFGNPFTELFGKPMGGDPNDTFHFAVSISLFVLTFVLTKGFTVGPFKIKISPIKMIVVAAAIGCVLL; encoded by the coding sequence ATGATTTTCCTCCAGCTGTTCTATACGTTCTTCCAGATTGGCCTTTTCGGATTTGGCGGCGGCTATGGCATGCTTTCGCTGATCCAGCGCGAGGTGGTTTATAATCACAGTTGGATGAGCGCTGCCGACTTTACGGACATTGTGGCTATTAGCCAGATGACGCCGGGCCCCATCGGAATCAACTCTGCGACTTTTGCGGGATACACGGCTTTGCAGAATTCTGGGGCAGAGCCCTGGGTTTGCGTTTTGGGAAGTTGCGTTGCCACCTTCTCCGTGGTGCTGCCCTCCCTGATTTTGATGCTCCTCATTAGCCGCTTCTTTATGAAGCACATGAACCATCCTGCAGTGCAATCCGTTTTCAAGGGTTTGCGCCCCACGGTAGTAGGACTTTTACTTGCGGCTACCTTGATGCTTATGACCGCCGAAAACTTCGGAAATCCTTTCACGGAACTTTTTGGAAAGCCCATGGGTGGCGATCCCAATGACACTTTCCATTTCGCAGTGAGCATTTCGCTGTTTGTTTTGACTTTTGTCCTGACCAAGGGCTTTACGGTTGGACCTTTTAAAATTAAAATTAGTCCTATCAAAATGATTGTGGTTGCGGCCGCCATTGGCTGCGTCTTATTATAA
- a CDS encoding chromate transporter encodes MSEKFRNIYLDAFLTFFKIGLFTIGGGYAMIPLIESEIIEKKKWVGKEEFLDLMAIAQSCPGIFAVNIAIFIGYRLRRVKGALVSCIGTALPSFIIILLIALFFHQFKDNQMVAAAFRGIRPAVVALIAVPTFNLAKKAKLNRFTFWIPIASALLIWFLGVSPILIILAAGVGGYLVGRFKRKDA; translated from the coding sequence ATGTCCGAAAAATTCCGCAATATTTATCTTGATGCTTTCTTGACGTTCTTCAAGATCGGCTTGTTTACTATTGGCGGGGGCTACGCCATGATTCCGCTGATTGAATCGGAAATCATCGAGAAGAAGAAGTGGGTAGGCAAGGAAGAATTTCTGGACCTGATGGCCATTGCACAGAGCTGCCCGGGGATTTTTGCGGTGAACATCGCCATCTTTATCGGGTATCGCCTGAGGCGTGTGAAGGGGGCGCTTGTGAGCTGCATCGGGACCGCGCTCCCATCCTTCATCATCATTTTGCTGATTGCGCTTTTCTTCCATCAGTTTAAGGACAACCAGATGGTGGCCGCGGCGTTCCGCGGAATTCGCCCTGCCGTGGTGGCATTGATTGCGGTGCCCACCTTTAACCTAGCGAAGAAAGCGAAGCTGAATCGCTTTACCTTCTGGATTCCTATTGCAAGCGCTCTGTTAATTTGGTTTTTGGGCGTGTCCCCGATTTTGATTATTTTGGCTGCTGGCGTTGGCGGCTACCTTGTGGGCCGTTTCAAAAGGAAAGATGCATAA
- a CDS encoding DEAD/DEAH box helicase, with product MCTTKNYLHALDKGILLRLNGSQSGLAAVEFISKDEKGYKYQLIETPRTNAKFDDIAFNIMNCAKKNCACYQVPESEVPRTKLTPDNRIEIKHVFTQIDKYTKEKTYYIWVADKIKDGHLLCIPPSTIQIAAEIAVMEHISGHKGNLSKETQAEVENFNQYFALPTVIPKALSSLMQTTELNLPSFKVKEIPEKDYVILKDNNRPGNSEQRAFVCNALSTTDFTIKVGPPGSGKTTSVVELIIQLVKRGKRVLLVASTNVAIDNILEKLKEHLDLVCVKRYGNEDSDKISNEAKKFIVEKPFKKTEATALKTRLECIPENVRSTIQQELLENCDTKNNELLYEIIQENAPIVAGTTFGAALAEMRKMHDKGETEPPFDYLILDESSKTTIQEFLVPACLCKHWIVVGDIMQLPPYVSDDDMAENLQICYPDNQDKEREYTVAADTLLAASGNKNHQTVLLVEKESEMDAYLYKKYATENNVLFADADKKEYKDILPYATIIVGSHESFKKNCSMIAPRITTVRLARDKQTCRVLHEDEMQEWVSIARYNREQLFGRFDENKPKEWHDEVAWRLIRMFEQRDNDVNADRSTLARLASELEALIPTGDKEACMKSIRIFEQIYLPSYMELLLRGFGEYKDLALFRGIPQKMLDERLIKLSYQHRSDPEIAQLASEEFYDGKAMRSEHMVGKREWNYHRFKHHNHWENIKGSCDIKNRNKKEQKWIEQELIKFRDFTKVNPKKEGKWTVAVLSFYKEQADELNKSCKKIFAKCEKFVEFSAGSVDSFQGHEADIIFLSYSNQVPTCFIGAPNRLNVAITRARYMMVHVGNWNAMSKGQGAIGRITQKLKPVTHNS from the coding sequence ATGTGTACCACAAAAAATTACCTTCACGCCCTTGATAAAGGAATCCTTCTCCGTTTAAACGGATCCCAAAGCGGACTCGCTGCCGTTGAATTCATCTCCAAGGATGAAAAAGGATATAAGTACCAGCTCATTGAAACACCCCGTACCAACGCAAAGTTCGATGATATCGCCTTCAATATCATGAACTGCGCTAAAAAGAATTGTGCCTGTTACCAGGTGCCTGAAAGCGAAGTACCTCGTACAAAACTCACCCCCGACAACCGCATTGAAATTAAACACGTCTTCACACAAATCGATAAATACACAAAGGAAAAAACATACTACATCTGGGTTGCCGACAAAATCAAGGACGGCCATTTGCTTTGCATTCCTCCAAGTACCATCCAGATTGCTGCCGAAATCGCCGTGATGGAACACATCAGCGGCCATAAAGGAAATCTTAGCAAAGAAACCCAAGCCGAAGTTGAGAACTTTAATCAGTATTTCGCTTTGCCTACAGTTATTCCGAAAGCTCTTTCCAGCCTGATGCAGACTACCGAATTGAATCTCCCTTCCTTCAAGGTCAAAGAAATCCCCGAAAAAGATTACGTCATTTTGAAAGACAATAACCGCCCGGGAAACAGCGAACAGCGTGCTTTTGTATGCAATGCCCTGTCCACCACTGATTTTACTATCAAGGTGGGCCCTCCCGGATCCGGGAAAACAACCTCTGTAGTGGAATTGATTATTCAGTTGGTAAAACGCGGCAAGCGCGTTCTACTGGTAGCCTCCACCAATGTAGCCATTGATAACATTCTGGAAAAACTGAAGGAGCACCTGGACCTCGTCTGCGTCAAACGCTATGGAAACGAAGACAGCGACAAGATCAGTAACGAGGCAAAGAAGTTTATCGTAGAAAAGCCTTTCAAGAAAACGGAAGCTACAGCCTTAAAGACACGTTTGGAATGTATTCCTGAAAATGTACGCTCCACCATACAACAGGAACTTCTTGAAAATTGCGATACCAAGAATAATGAACTTCTCTATGAAATCATTCAGGAGAACGCACCTATCGTTGCCGGCACCACTTTTGGAGCAGCATTGGCAGAAATGCGAAAGATGCACGATAAGGGCGAAACAGAACCTCCCTTTGACTATCTGATTCTTGATGAATCCTCAAAGACCACTATCCAGGAATTCTTGGTTCCAGCCTGCCTTTGCAAGCACTGGATTGTGGTTGGCGATATCATGCAGTTGCCGCCCTATGTAAGCGACGATGACATGGCTGAAAACCTCCAGATTTGCTACCCCGATAATCAGGACAAGGAACGCGAATACACAGTTGCCGCGGATACACTTTTGGCCGCCTCAGGAAACAAAAATCACCAAACGGTCTTGCTGGTAGAAAAGGAATCCGAAATGGACGCCTACTTGTACAAGAAATATGCCACCGAAAACAACGTCCTTTTTGCTGATGCTGACAAGAAGGAATATAAGGACATCCTGCCCTACGCAACAATTATCGTAGGTTCCCATGAATCCTTCAAGAAGAATTGTTCCATGATCGCACCGCGTATTACAACCGTACGCCTTGCACGTGATAAACAAACTTGCCGCGTTCTTCATGAAGACGAGATGCAGGAATGGGTGAGCATTGCCCGCTACAATCGTGAACAGTTGTTTGGACGCTTCGACGAGAACAAGCCCAAGGAATGGCACGATGAAGTGGCATGGCGCTTGATCCGCATGTTTGAACAGCGCGATAACGACGTCAACGCAGACCGTAGCACATTGGCTCGCCTCGCAAGCGAATTGGAAGCACTGATTCCTACCGGAGACAAGGAAGCCTGTATGAAGAGCATCCGCATCTTTGAACAAATTTACCTGCCTTCCTACATGGAACTTCTGCTTCGTGGCTTTGGCGAATACAAGGACTTGGCTCTCTTCCGTGGCATTCCCCAGAAGATGTTGGACGAGCGCCTCATCAAGCTCTCCTACCAGCATCGCAGCGATCCGGAAATTGCACAGCTCGCCTCTGAAGAATTTTATGACGGAAAGGCGATGCGTTCTGAACACATGGTCGGAAAACGCGAATGGAACTACCACCGTTTCAAGCATCACAACCATTGGGAGAACATCAAGGGCAGTTGCGATATCAAGAACCGCAACAAGAAGGAACAAAAGTGGATTGAACAGGAATTAATCAAGTTCCGCGATTTCACTAAGGTCAATCCCAAGAAGGAAGGCAAGTGGACAGTCGCCGTACTTTCCTTCTACAAGGAACAGGCAGATGAACTGAATAAGTCCTGCAAGAAGATCTTTGCCAAGTGCGAAAAGTTCGTGGAATTCAGCGCAGGTTCTGTAGACTCGTTCCAAGGACACGAAGCAGACATCATCTTCCTTAGCTATAGCAACCAGGTTCCCACCTGTTTCATTGGCGCCCCCAACCGCTTGAATGTGGCTATCACCCGCGCACGCTATATGATGGTTCACGTCGGCAACTGGAACGCCATGAGCAAGGGCCAGGGCGCAATCGGACGCATCACCCAGAAACTCAAGCCCGTAACCCACAACTCTTAA